The Helianthus annuus cultivar XRQ/B chromosome 16, HanXRQr2.0-SUNRISE, whole genome shotgun sequence genome includes a window with the following:
- the LOC110919817 gene encoding GDSL esterase/lipase At1g29670 produces MAPYNKFVMFILFFGIILPTWVVGKPQVPCYFIFGDSLVDNGNNNRLVTFAKATYLPHGIDFSSGPTGRFCNGRNFADFMAEHLGFASHIPPFAFSNGSDILLGLNYASAAAGIRHETGHHLGDRITFNQQLQNHKLTVSSISDVLGGSDLASNYLQKCFYHIGFGSNDYLNNYFITAVYETSSMFTVEEFTKVLIQQYRRQILKLYTYGARKVALHGLGPIGCTPYEMSRHSSNESCVEYINTAVQLFNHYLKLLVDELNNNRRLQNAKFIYLNFYDMSMEVIQQPSAFGFRVVKSACCGTGLNNGALTCLPFEVPCRNRNEYFFWDAYHSTEAANKIASRRTYQALNESDAYPFDIYHLVQL; encoded by the exons ATGGCACCCTACAACAAATTTGTTATGTTCATACTGTTTTTCGGTATTATCTTACCCACATGGGTAGTTGGAAAACCACAAGTACCATGTTACTTCATTTTTGGCGACTCTTTAGTTGATAACGGTAACAATAACCGTTTAGTAACCTTTGCCAAAGCCACTTACCTTCCTCATGGCATTGATTTCAGCTCCGGACCTACCGGAAGGTTTTGCAATGGCCGGAACTTTGCTGATTTTATGG CTGAACACTTAGGTTTCGCTAGTCACATTCCTCCTTTCGCCTTTTCTAATGGGTCTGATATACTTCTTGGACTAAATTACGCATCAGCAGCTGCAGGAATTCGTCACGAGACTGGCCATCATCTG GGTGACCGGATAACCTTTAATCAACAACTTCAGAATCACAAATTGACAGTGTCGAGTATCAGCGATGTTCTTGGAGGATCTGATTTGGCATCAAATTACCTACAGAAGTGCTTCTACCATATAGGATTCGGCAGTAACGATTACCTTAACAACTATTTCATAACAGCTGTGTATGAAACCAGCAGCATGTTTACAGTTGAGGAATTCACCAAAGTCCTCATTCAACAATATAGAAGACAGATTTTG AAATTGTACACCTATGGTGCAAGGAAGGTAGCTTTGCATGGCTTAGGTCCAATTGGTTGCACCCCATATGAGATGTCGCGTCACTCTTCAAATGAATCATGCGTAGAGTATATCAATACCGCGGTTCAACTATTCAATCACTATCTCAAGTTACTTGTTGACGAGCTGAACAACAACAGACGGCTACAAAATGCAAAGTTTATCTATTTGAACTTCTATGATATGAGCATGGAAGTCATCCAACAACCTTCAGCTTTTG GATTTAGGGTGGTGAAGAGCGCATGTTGTGGAACGGGGCTGAATAACGGTGCTCTTACATGTCTACCTTTTGAAGTTCCATGTCGCAATAGGAACGAGTATTTCTTTTGGGATGCATATCATTCTACCGAAGCTGCAAACAAGATAGCCTCCAGAAGAACATATCAAGCACTTAATGAGTCAGATGCTTATCCCTTTGACATTTATCATTTGGTTCAACTCTAG